TTCCAGATGGAATAATCAAGCTTAGTCCTTCAGAATTGTCTTAAAACAGACATCACTAATGCTGGTACTTTGAATGGCCTTAAAGATAATATCCTTAAGGAACACCGAACACCCCAGCTTAACTCAGCTACAACGCTGTGCTTTGGAGCGATGCATCTCTTCGGGCCAGTGAACTGATAATTGGTCCATCGAGTCAAGTTATTGTGGCAACCCTATGCACATAACAACAACTAAATTGAGTTTGTTTTAGTTCGGAGTATGGATATGGCACTTAGGCGCTGACTCGCGTACCGACTCTAACTCCCTCTCCCATCTTTCAACAGGATACCCGCTCACTATGTCTATCCACAGGCTTTTGTGCAGCCCGGAGTGGTAATTCCCCACGTGCAGCCCGCGGCGGCCGCTGCCTCCACCACGCCCTACATCGACTACACCGGCGCGGCGTACGCGCAGTactcggcggcggcggccgcctacGAGCAGTACCCGTACGCCGCCTCcccggccgctgccgccggcTACGTGGCGGCCGGGGGCTACGGCTACGCCGTGCAGCAGCCCCTGAGCGCAGCAGCGCCCGGCACGGccgcggcggccgcggcggccTTCGGCCAGTACCAGCCCCAACAGCTGCAGGCAGACCGCATGCAATAGCGGACGGAGTCCCCAAGGAAGCTCGCCAGCTCTCTCTTCCTCTTCTCGGCCTTCCAGTAGAAGTAGTTAACAGAGACAATTCGTAGTAACTAAGGAGCTTTAAAGAAAGCGATGCTGTTGCGAAACTAAAGATTTTTATTCTGCTGTCTTCATACAGTATGCATCCAAATCTTGTTGTTAGAGGGGAAGGGTGGTGCGGCATGTCTAATTTCAAGTATCGAGCCagaagaaaatggggggaaaaatactGTACTGTCatgaaagagtggcaggagtAGCAATGGGACTTCATCTTTTGAAACGaacaaaaaagaaccaaaaaaaaagcaaagatgtACTTTCTACAGTATCAGGGAAGCAAAACTGCCTTTTATAAGTAAGAAAATGGTATCTGAAAAGTTTGAACCAGGGAAAAAACTTGAGTCAGCAATATGTAACCTTTAACCATTTAAGAGGAAATGAGCTTAAAGCACTGATTGTCCTTTCTAGCTTTCAGAAGTTGTCTTTGTGAGACAGGACCTTGTCACTGTCTCACTGACGGGCACCGAACAACCCAAGGAAGATGGCCGGCTGGTAAGATGGCGGACAGGCACCAaagttattttcttctctgtcctCTGGATGAGTGGAACTATGGAGCAAGTGATGTGGAAGTAAGGGGTGCAACAGCTGTAGAGACAATCAATAACACAGACAGTTCTGGACAGAACACATCACTCGTGCTCATGTGATGAGCTTGTCACATCCTAATCCCTCGCCCCATCCCGTTTCACTTTTGGGAAACTTTAACTGCTGGTGTCAGCTATTCTGATTCTAAAATAGGATCAGCCCTTTACTACAACAGCCTTCTCTTTCTATTTATTGCATCTATTCGTAACTTGTGAATAAAGGCAGGAAGAAGCCTAATTAATTAAAACCTTTTAAGAACTGTTTTAAGGGAATTTTCTTTTCTGAAACCATTTGTACAATTTTAATATCTATTTCAGGATTatatttaaagtatttattaGCAAACATACAGTACACAAGGCAACTTTTTGTTACCAAGACTGCAGTTCCTGAAGGGTTAATGGTATGTGATTTATACTGTGCCTTAATTGTTAtgctatttaaaaagaaatatttattttgaaagtTTTACTATGCTGCGCTCTAAAGAAAGCGACTTTAGATGTGACACTGTAAAATTATGTATTCATCTCATGGTATAAATTATTTAGTAGGCTTAGATGTAGCATATTAAATATTAACCTAATTAACTAAGGATGTTGACTTGGATTTATTTAAATTCAGTATGTGCACTGTATGAGGGTACTCTTAAATTAACACTTTTTTAGGTTTTTACATAAAATATTGCTAGTTCATTCTTTTTCCCTCTACTAGTTATTCATGTAGACCTCTCAAATACATTAGTGCCGTTTTCTCACTCATCTGTATGTAGACTGACTATTTTTCCCTTTGCTAGAAAATGCTGCTTTACATTGTCCTGTGAAACTACAATACTTGCAATTTTTATTCTTGACCGAAATGGAATTTAATATTTTACACTGTATTGGATTTTTTTATACTTGAACAATTTCATACAAGGGAAGACAGGATAGCATTTTTATGGACTTTATCCAATGTCACTGGATTTATTTGAAGTATTCTGAATACTAGCCAGTGTTACAATGTAGACGTGACTCTCCTGTGCATATTATTTATTCAGTATGTATATTGCTTTACAACATTTCAGATCTCTTAATCTATTCACTCGTATTAAAACAATAAAAGAAAATGTTGTCTCATCCTGTCTAGTGTTGTTCTTGCCCAAATTGTCTTAGATCTTGTTTAGTTAAAACTAAAGGGGAAATCTTTTATATAGTTTCCCTGGTCTGTGGGGTGAATAGCAGCATGTACACTGACTTCAAATACACAGAATGATGGGAACTGCATTACATGGAGGAGATTCTGTTGAGGAGATGGAGAAGATCCATTCCGAGGTTTGTCATAAAGTAATTCAGAATGGAAGGGACTTTGGAAGGTCTGAGGTCCTTTATGTCTTTGTCCAGTCAGGTCTTTAAAAATCTCCATATGGAGACTGCACAACACTGGATATTCTATTCCACCACCTAATTATTCCCGTTGtgtcattttttttctcccttctatCTAACCAGAACCTCCCCTGCTTGTTACAGCCCTAGTCTCATTGTTTGGCAGAAAGCCTAGCCCTATCTTCTTGGTAATCTTCTGTTAGGAACTGGAAAATTGCTGTTCTCTTCCATAGGCTGAACAAACCCCAATGCCTCACCCTCTCCTCCCAATTCTCATGCTTCAAACTCCGGCCGTCCTGCTGACCCTTCAGTGGAGTCGTTCCAAGTCTGCCAGCAGCTGTCATGTACTGGGAGCCTCTAGACTGGACCCACTATGCCAGCTGTGGTCTAATGAGTGCTGAGTAAAATGGAATAATCAATCTCCTTGATCTGCCATCTGTGCTCCTGTTGATACAGTCTGATGCACTTTCACTGCTGCCAGAGTTTACCACTGACTCCTGTGCAGCATGCCCCAAGTCTCCCATGTCCTTTTCAGCAAAGCAGCTAACCACGCTGTGGGGGTTAGTCCACCTGAGATAAGGAGTGCTCTGTTTGTCCTGACTGAGCTTCGTGATGTTCCTGTTTGCCTAGTCCACTGGCAAGTATAGATCCTCCTGAATCAGGCAGGCCTGATTCTTAGGGTCAAGTACACCCTCCACTAAGTATAGTCAGTCTACAGACCTCACTGTACTGCATCCCATCTCTCGCTCCAAGTCATTCACAGAAGTATCAGACCAGCCAGATCCTGAAGAAACTCCACTGTAACCAGTGGAGACCGAGCATAATCCCTTTTGACCAATGATTCAGTTAGTTTTTTTACCTAACTATCCATTTGAAATTGGATACAAGGATTCTATGGGAGACTACATGGAAAGCCTTGCTAAACTCAAGGTAGACAACATTGATTGCTTCCCCTCTTTGACAGATGAAGTCACCTCATCACAAGAGACAATTAAGTTGGTCTGGTGTAATTTACCCTTGTAAATTCATGCTGGCTGTTCCAAATCACCATATTCTCCTTAATGTGCCTGGACTCATCTGCCAAGAtgactccatggttccatggatGGTTCCATGATTGTTCAGTATTTCCCTAGATTGTCCTGCACACCCTTTTTCTGAAGATGAGTGTATCATCTGCTTTTCTGCAGTCGCAGAAGACATCTCCAGTCTCCATGACCTTTCAGTGACGACAGCAAGCAGCCTCAGAATGACAATATCCTTGGGTGCAACCCATCAGGTCTAATGGGTTTATATGGACTGAGCTTCCTCAAGAGGTCCCTGAATCAATCTCCTTCCACATCTGGCAGCTTTTTGGTCCTTGAACTCTTCCTACAAGCAAAGTGATGTTACTAAAAACCTAAAGGTCAGGACATCTTTTTGCATATAGTAATTGAACTGGGAATCTGCTCAGATCCAGCTGGTGATGGATTTGTAATCTTTAGGACTACTTAACATTTCAGTGCCAGTCCAAGCCACTAATGACCAAAAGGAGTTGCCACCTGATATCTGAAAGAAGGCTGTGTGAAATGCATGGCAGCATTAGCCAGTTCTTTGAGGAATGGGGGGATGTTCATACAGTCTTCAAACTGAAATTCATCACTGCAGCTGTCACTCTTACTGTGACTTCAGCAGAAGCACAAGCTTGACTGCAGAATTTGAGCTGCTCTTTCACCCACAAAAAGAGTATTTTTCATCTGCAAAAGAAGGGAGTAGTGAAATTGAAGGGATAGAAAAGATTTTTCCTGGTCTTGAGGTCAGACTTCATTTCACCATGGACAATTATGAAACTCCAGAACTGAAACATTCACTAACATCCTGGCCTGATGCTGTCATGGTTCTTAAGAAGTGTTTCAAGCCTGGCTGCTGAGAAGTGTTGCTGAACTGCCTTTTGCAATCTGACCTTAAGATCTTCGACCTGGCAGAGCACACTGTAGTGCTCTTTCTGCTAATAAGCGTGTAAACACCCAGCAAGGAAGTGAGCAGGAAACAATAAATGCCATTTTCTACTCTGTTCTTCTATTTTCTTACCCTGGTCTTGCTCCAAGAGGCTTGCATAGAAGACATGGTATCAAGCAGGAATCAAAGTCAGAAGTGCCTCTGAGAGAAAGGCTGAGCACACTGCTGGCATGCTAACCTTCTCTTGGATACAGGATGAAGACAGCATCCTTTCCCTACTGATGCAAGCCCCTGACAATGTCCTTGGGCCTTCCCCTGCCTCTGCCTGGAGGTGACAGACACCCCCAGGGAGGGGTGTGAAGGGGAGTGCTTGCTGCCCTGGAGGGGTCTATCTTGTGGTAAGCCACAATGGGAACAGAATAAAAGTTTATGACTCAGCTTATAAAGGTCAATCGCATGCTGGCTCTAACTTGACAGAATAAATAACATCAGCAAAAATGAAAATGTGTGAGCTCCACTAGCAAACTTAGCTTTGAGCACACAACATGAACACTAATGCTTTCTTTTGATAAATGAGTAGCTGAACAGACCTTTGTACATAAAATACACCTCAGTAACACCTCACATACATGAAATGCCAACAGTTCACATTACCAGGACCAAAATAAAAAAACTGAGAAATAGCAGCACATAATTATTAAATATGTGAACACTCAGAAAAAAATGTTATCATTTTACTTGAAAGATGGTATATATGCAAAAAGCTGCTCACAATAAAATTTCCAGTTGAGTTTCCAAAACCTTCAAGAGAGTTTCTATATTGAAAAGTGACCAGTGCTAAGTTTCAAGAAGCTGAAACTAGGAAACATTGCTAAGGAATATGTAGATCAAAAAAGGTGCAATACTTTGAAAGGTTACATTGATGACCTGGCTGCTAAAATTGCAGTTTTTCCTAATATAGTTATTTTCCTATTAACTAGTGAACATAACTTGGCATTGCTAAACTTCATTGATTCTACTTGTTCTTGGGTTTTTCAAATATGTAGAAGGACTATATTAGAATGAAAATAATGATGCAACCACTCAAAGCACCTCTTAGTCTTGTTCATCAGATGCTTACCCATTTTAAACTGAGCAACTCCCTAGCTATGCTCAAACCCTTGCGAGAAAAATCATTCTATTTTGAACCTATGTATCGGTTTTTAAGAGCCTGCATATGTTTAAAAATAACATGGTTATGTGTGAATTTACAAAATGCTTACTGTGACTGATGATTGGGCTTTGGGGGCTTGTTTGCAGATACTTTTATCCCTCCAAAATGCAGTGTAAAATTATGAGAAAAAATTAAGATTGACACAGTGTCAAAGAATAAGGAGAAAACTACAACCATGACTGCATTCAGATGAGCATATAGAACAATTATCAGCTTTTCTCATCCTAAAGAAAATTAGCTCTGGAATGTTTCCCAGTTCCATGTGCCAATTTTGCTGAGATAAGCCATGAATTTGGGCTAGCTTACACTATCATAATTTTTGACCTAAACAGTCTGGGAAAAGGGAGGAATCCACCAAAGTCTGTTTCATCACCAAGCATCTGAAAGTCAAAACACGCTATCCAAATTAATTGGTTAGAGGTCTCTGATATACATATAATCCTCAGCTCAGTATCCTCATGTTAATCTTTGGACCAGACTTCACTGTGCCTCCTGCTTCTTCTCTGTTCTCTACATATGGCTGTTGTGGGTGATTTGTTCCCCACTCCTTTACAGGGCAAGGGCTCTTGCAGCTGCCCAGTCACTTCCTTCTTAAGACTTACACTAAGTAAAATAAGAAAACCCCATTGTCTTTCCCCTCAAAATTTATAAAATCTGGACAAGTCTTTACAAAATAGCTCTTTTTATCTGCAGCTCATCTTCTTCTGAATTTGATGACTACATTTGAACCTGAGGAAAAGATGTCAAAATACCAAAACCGACAGAGTTGGGTCATAAGCAAAGCTCAGTGAATCCATCACCTCTCATTAGGCTGTTAAAAGAGTTTTTTCATTGCACTTGCAAGGACATGAATCAATCTTTACAACACACTTGAAGAACAAAACACATTTTTATCCAGCAATGCAGATAAGGGATTTTGCCACCCTGTGACAAACTTGgacttttgttgttgctgttgttgatgATGGTTTTTGGATTTGTAGTGAtgacaaaaataagctaaagtaTAAAACCCTGCAGTAAACAAACTTGTTTCCCTTAACAGTAAAACtggataattttaaaaaaacattttatatTAACCCCCcctatttttttaaataacaaattGCTTAAAAGCAAAATATCCCTGCACTTAGAAGCAGAAGTAAGAAGAGtagattgtttttgttttttcctgacaAGAACCAGTAGAATTGAAAGGCTTTCAACAAACACACCACTGCATATTCCAACTGCTACAACGGGAAGGCTGTGGATACCATGGTGATGCCAAAAACTGGGATTCCCTGGCTACTTGTTCAAACTGCTGGAATTCGTCTCCTAATTTGATCACTAATAATATTTCTGAATGAGGATAGAAATAATGGAAGTCTAGAGGAAAATCTTGTTTTCGCTGAGGGTAGGTGGACAATttcggaatcacagaatcatttaggttaagTAAAGAATGTTAAGATCATCAAGTTTAACCATACTGTTTTATGCAGACAAGTAAACATGGGGAAGAACAACCCAAGTGTAACAAAGCTGGAATTCAAGCTTTTTTCATATAATGACCAAAGCTTTTTTAAGTGATGGACACTCTCaattaaaatgtaatttcttCATCACAATAGCAATGAAGGACTTAAAAGTGACTGCTCTCTTTGTCCAGTATGCTCTTGCCCTAGCCTTGGAAGATCATAAGTAGCACATTAGTGGAATGAGGAATGTTCACAATTTCTTTTTCAATATATGATTATGGAGTAGTGTGAATTCCTTTATATGAATTCACGTTATGAGCACTATTTAAGGAAAATCTGTTCTTCATTAACCAAGGCTTAGGCATCACAGTATGTAAGTTTATGCATCAATCTTTCTTGATTTTCATCAGTATTAGCTTTTTCTCCATTAGAGAACTGCTTTATCaactaaaatattttctccttttctgtaAAGTGAATCATTTCACTAACCCAAGTGCCACCATCATTTATGCTGGTTTTCATGTTAAGTGAGAGTGAAGAGATCTCCAGGCTTTATTCTTCTGTAAATGTCACCAGTTCCGTGTACATTACTGTGTCTTGAAACTGGTTTTCCTCTGACCTTATCAAGAAGGGCTGTCTGCTCTAACAACACCTGGGATCTTGCCAAAAGAAATCAGAATCTGAGATAGAGTTCTGAGAACAGCAGCTGAGTGTGAAAACAGAAGTGTGCCCACCAGCCTTCAGAGGGCTGCTGTCAGCGGGGAGCTGCCCTGATGTGGCTGCAGTGGGTGAGCTGAGCGAGCGCCTGAGAAGGGCACACCACAGCTCAGAGGCTTTCTTTGCCTGCATGCATCAGCTTAGCTTAGCAAACACCGGTCAAAGGGCAGAGAAAGCAGCTCTGTAGAGTCTTTCTGGGGAAGAAGGTCTTGGTGCCCACTAGAACTTCAAGAATGAAGCTGGCTTCAAAGATCTTGTGTCTTGTCTtccatataatgaaaaaaaaatgtacaAAGTGCCTTAGCCAGATCCCGACAACAGCAGTGGTGCTTGCCAGCAGTTCTCTAAGAATACAGGTTGGCAGAGATACAAACAGTGTGTGGAGGAGCCTCAAGGAATCTGGCTTTCCTAAATGCAGGGAATGGCAGTATTAGGCAGAAGCAGGCGCTGTCTCTATTGCATTTAAGATACGGTTTATTTGAAATGTGGCTGCTCTGTATTAATGACCCCTTGTTTCAGCAGGACAGCTGGGATGCTGACTGCCACAGCCATTGCTGCAGAGAGAACAGAATAGCAAGCTTTAGGCACAATCAAATGAGCTTAATTTCCAGCCAGGGCCCAGACTGAAAACAGAATGCATGAATGTGCCCTGAGAGAACTGCAGGAGACCAGAAAGTTTTGCTCCAAAGGGGTAAAAACTAGTCTGCTTGGTAGTGGTGAAAGTACAACTAATTGCAAACATTAAAAGAGTTTACTGGATTCCCAATATTTATTGTGGTGTTTAATGCGATTATGAATATGGTATGATTGTCTGGAGATTAAAAACTGGATGAGAACAAGGGCAGTTATTGCCCATTTGTTGACGTCTGAGGACAAAATCATAAATATGCCAACATGAAAAGAAATTGTTTCTTGGTGGGATGTTCTTCAATCTAAGCAGGTTTACCTACAAAGTCTCCAGTTCTGTCACTCATACAGGTAAAAGATCTAATGATACTGACTTTTAATTCCTAATTCAGCAGTGATCTCAAGCAAAGAACATTTAACTGCACTGCTCACTTATACTGGTGTTCAGAAGATTCTTGGTGTTTGCAAGTCTTTCTGGCTGCCCCAGAGAGCAACTCATGAGGGCCTTGTTGTGGAGCAGAGCAAGCAGCATGCAAACCCTTCAAGCAGCTTTGTGTTCTACCAGGCATTGATCAGCTCTCAAACTTATAGAATGGGAACAACTCTTAATACCTGTGCGGGCTTAGTGGAAGAACAATTCTGCTGTTCAATTTGATGtgctggaaagaagaaaaaggcagGACATGTTCATGTTTGTGATGAAGGGTCCTCTTCAGATAATGACTCGGTGTAgaggagaggaggggaaaaagaaatatttaagcGATGCTCAGTTTCTTTCCCAGAGTTTGAAGCAAATCATCAGTAGTAAAATTTCACATGTTCTCAATTTCTGAGGAACAGTAAAAAGCAATCTTGGGATTGTTTGAGAAATGATGTTTTGAGTAAGATCACTCACTCAAAGAGCAGAATGTGTGGAAGCCATGCCAACTACGGAATGAATGTATCGTGATCCATTTAAATGGAGCTGCCTAAGCACATCCCTAGTTTGTAGATCTCACAGCAGCTTGTCTGGATGTACAGGTTcatgctcctgctgcaggaggtCCTGCAAATTCAGTCTCTCCATGACTACctcattttaaataaaaatataactgACCAAACCACTTTTCGTTCTGCAACTGGAGTCCTCCTTTCTCAAATTCTACAGCTGCATGACCCTGAGCACCTTTCCTGGGGGGAAAATTCTCCTAAGTCGCAAGGTGGTGCAAGCTACAGACAAACACCTTCTTAAGGTACAGGCTGGAAAGCAGGATGTGCAGAAGGCTGAGTGATTTCAACTACCAAAAGCAATGCATTAAAAAAACCTAGCAGGAAAGTGCCTCCCCCATTATTTCTCAAATCCACTATCTCACTTCTTTTCAGATACGTGCACCAGCACTCACTTctcaatttacttttttttttaaagcagaagcCATCTATATTTACACCAGAATGTAGAATAATGAACTGCCTAGTCTGCTGCTAAtaatggagaaaataaaaaagtgaAGATGAAATTTCTTATTCCAAGAGAATAATTTATATAAGTATAAAACATCCAACACTACATCTTATATGTAGAATTTCTTGCAAGTCTATGCTTTTATTAATTGCTCGTGTTAGAGATATATAATGTCAAAGCCTTCAAAAAAAATTAGATCTTATTTAAAAGACACAGTCAAAGGCTTTCAGGTGACTGAAAACCTAATTTCAATGCTTTCATTGAAAACAATTTCTCTGCACTATGAACATGCTTTTTTACTCACTCCAAGTatttttctctttgccagacaaGCATAACTTTCCATTACTGGAAAAGGGAAAGTGCTTCCTGTGCTTTCTGTCTCATTTAGTATTTTATCATATTGGACTGTAATCATTTGACAGGACACtattattttctttaattaaagTTTTTAGTATAAGCTGCATAATGAATTATATTTCAGCAATATGTGGTAATAATTCAGATCTCTTTAAAAAAGGTTAATTCTAGTATATTTTAATATGCAGTTTTGTactctctccccctttcaattTGCTCTATTATATTATTACTCCACAAGTCTATTTTCATGCCCTTCAAAAATGCTGTTGCTCTTCCTGGACACAATAGTGTGCTTCAGGCAGCATAAAAGATATCAAGAATTTGATGCCTGATTATGGCTTTGTTGTTGCAAAATAATTATTAACTATCTCCATTCTCTTTAATGTGCTTTGCATCCTTCTCTCAGTCGGCTATTTTTTCTTCTCACAGGTTTCAAGTTGAAACTATGCCCTCTAACACATTCTAGTTCATTGGAGGTCATTAGCAAACAGCTTCAGAGAAGCCAGACAGCACGTTTGCTCTTTTCATGTTGCTGTATTTCAGTTTTTTGATGGGACAGAATCTATTAAGATCTTCTCCTGTACTCTTTTTCTCACATAAGCTCTTTGTTCCTTATGATCTATAGGGGAAAAGTACATACATACTGTCTCTTGCTTTCACAGCTGAAAAACAGTAAACAAAGGTAAAGAATATGCTATTGTATCAGATATTGGCATATGTCTTTACATCACTGGTGCACACACCTCCACTAGATTCAAATATGTGATCAcataaaagtaaattaaaattctACATATGGCAAAATACATACAAAAATACACTTGCAAGTGTAAAGTGCAAAACCTTGAAAATCTGTGCATTTTTTAAGTTGACTTTCCAAAGTCACCATGTTCT
The sequence above is drawn from the Melospiza melodia melodia isolate bMelMel2 chromosome 1, bMelMel2.pri, whole genome shotgun sequence genome and encodes:
- the RBM24 gene encoding RNA-binding protein 24 isoform X1 — encoded protein: MHTTQKDTTYTKIFVGGLPYHTTDSSLRKYFEVFGDIEEAVVITDRQTGKSRGYGFVTMADRAAAERACKDPNPIIDGRKANVNLAYLGAKPRIMQPGFAFGVQQLHPALIQRPFGNKQAGTKQDISDLIIKQDTRSLCLSTGFCAARSGNSPRAARGGRCLHHALHRLHRRGVRAVLGGGGRLRAVPVRRLPGRCRRLRGGRGLRLRRAAAPERSSARHGRGGRGGLRPVPAPTAAGRPHAIADGVPKEARQLSLPLLGLPVEVVNRDNS
- the RBM24 gene encoding RNA-binding protein 24 isoform X4, which gives rise to MAFLSVPQVSEESKTSKKAIKDKISGVPQEDFHSSNTSLVIPAAGNVVALTIYSIVAGFCLWCPAASSRSHTEAFRDTRSLCLSTGFCAARSGNSPRAARGGRCLHHALHRLHRRGVRAVLGGGGRLRAVPVRRLPGRCRRLRGGRGLRLRRAAAPERSSARHGRGGRGGLRPVPAPTAAGRPHAIADGVPKEARQLSLPLLGLPVEVVNRDNS